The Panicum hallii strain FIL2 chromosome 5, PHallii_v3.1, whole genome shotgun sequence genome contains the following window.
caaatttggtaaattttttaTTTAGACATGCAGTAGGCTTTTCGGTTTATAAAGTAGGGTAGCTTCATAGGATATAACACATCGTGATATGACAGACATCTAAATCCACATTTGACAATGTAAGGATATGGAACATAGCAACAATTAAACCTGAACTACTGAACAAAAATGCTTTATTCATGCTTACCATTTACTCCCTTATATCACCTCAAGTAATGGACCTTTGTACACACAGTTACCTTCTGGACATGGGGAACCATGAAAAGAATGAAAACGGCATAAGCATGGCCAAGAAACAAAGACATCTGCACCAAGAGTTTCACCTGAGTAAAAAGCAGAGGGCCGTGGACATATTGCCTCTTTGATCTTGTATGTGACAGCTTCCATGACTGAATTCCTTGTCAAATGTCAACCAAAGAAGAAAATTAGTACAGTTGCAGTCAAGAGGATCTGCATCCTTGTGACACACATTTGGACATACATACTTACATTTTGAGAtgtgcaaaaaaaaagaagagataCACCACAGAGGAGGAATGGTTTTCCTTCCAGTATGCAGGATATAGCAGCTGTCTCTACAGACTCACAAACTTTGCCTTGTAATTAGGAACATGAACTATGATCCATGCCAATGATGCATCCCAATAAGTGAAAAACAGGACTTTAATGTGTGTGAAAAAATTGAAGAAGCATTTCAAGGACATTGTTCTCCTTCTAAATAATCTGGTAAGAAAAACAAACAGAAACTGAACCGCGTGTTAATGTGGTCTCTTTTTAGCTCTACCACAAATCTGTAATCCTAATAAATTCAAACATGACAACTAAAAATATAATACCATATTTCGATTCTCCAAAATGATCTTACATACCAGGAATGGATTAGATGAAATATGGTGTTAGCTATCTCGTAGCTAGACAAATATTCAATTAATTGGAACATACATTTTTCTAAAAGATGCATCTGCAACCTGCGCATTTGTTTCAAAAGCACAGGACGACGATATAATGGTGACTTAAGATGCACAGAAACATGGCAGTACTAATGCAAGTTGACATCAATGTAAGCATCAGCAAACAACTCCGTTGCAAGTCTGAACACTGAACGTAAAGGAATAAAAAAATCATAGTTTCAAGTAGCACCAGGACCACAACTAAATCAGGAGCAAACATTAATTCACAAAATCATAAGATCCTTGCAGAACGAACATGAACTTAGGAAAGTACTACAATAATCACTCAACTTATCAACCTGTCAATTGGGCACCAATCTAGCCTCAGCACACCTGCATGAAGGGGATGTGGATCAGCAGCTGCTCGTCCGAATCACTGGCATGGTACAGCCCCTCAGCATCCCTGAAAGTCTGcaagcaccacaacgcaatcgCCATTAGAACTCAACAGCGGAGCAATCACGACACTCACATGACCTCGACCTCGCTTGGCAGGAGCGATCAGGCATGGCGCCACCACCGACGATTTAAACCAATGCTTTTTTCAAGGGACAAAAAAAATTACTCTATAAGCGTCAATCTACTTGGTTTAAACAATATTATCATATGTGCGCCGGTACATTCAATACTGATCCTGAAATAACACTTGGGTTAGAAGAACACATATAGTCATTTTtaaaataatataaataagcagtTTTAACCATTGCACGattcaaaataaaaaaattactcAATTATCAGGCCACTATTTCAGCCAATCAGCTATTTTTATGGCCTTCTTCAGGCCTGAATGAAAGATTTAGTGAAACAGGGTTAAACCTaacaaaaggcaatacaaattcCAAATGACATTTGCATATGTATTGTCTTCTGAAAACCATTTTTTCAGGTTGGTATGGTGCAAGCAATACAAATTCCAAATAACATTTGCATATGCTTGTTCTTCTGAAAACCATTTTGTCAGGTTGGTGTGGTGCTTTGCTTTAGAACAATTGAAAGTGAAAATTGAGCAAACTGATATGTTTGTCAGGCATCCATCATTATATCAGACAACAACCACCCCATGGGATGAGCACTGTATGTCTAACAACATGAGGGTTAAGCATTTCGTCAAAGGTATATCCATCATATGATCAGTCATATCATCAAAAGTATATCCATCATATTTCATGGCAGGAATAGTAGCACGCATTAATTTCGCAGTCCAACACTTTAGGACATCAAAGCAAAGTGGATTGATATTGGCTTACAATAGATGCAATCCAAGAAACACAGTGTTGCTTTTCCTACTAACACTTGGAAATTTGGATTTCTAATTGCAAAGGTTTACTAATTATGTTAGCAGTGAAACCTGTCCACTACACTGTCAGTTAATCTATAATAATGGTTGCCGTGAAACCTGCCCGCTACACATTTTAAGAAATACTTTTGCACACTATCTATTTTTAGCACAAATGAAGGAACATTGATAGAAAAAATATGCAGTTATGTGTAAAATGCAGTGTATAGTGTgggatcactggaccagtaaagaggcctagagggggggggggggtgaataggcctgcaaaaactcaactccaaattctcgttagagaagagtgcggcactgccgtgctgagtgtggcactgccgtgcttaacagaacacaaattacagaattcaaaatCTGACGAACCAAAAGTGgatcgagttaatttctaggtttcctgcaggtgtcagcaacacatatatggaacCAAAACAGAGAACACCAcagtagataaatagatcggccACAAACCTAGAACAAGAAAGTATCTTAGCAATAAGGTAAATCAGCACGCGAGAcaaagatttatcccgtggttcggcgtcgccacaaaggctggtctaagtccacgttgttgaggttgccacaaaaggcttgagcttcaccacaaaggtcggccctttctcgttctcaagtcaagagagtgaactcttgagatgaggggtgatattactagctgcaagagaaggttacagacctcccaggctgccacacgaaggggcaagcacaagggcgacgcctagccagctaggagcaagctccaagagtaacaaaccctagtaccgccggccaaacgtgaaccaaatgctcttttgagtggggaaatcagtagatctgctctccaatcgaagtttgctgcctttttccctcaagatttggtggttggATGTGAAGATCCGCTTGAGGGGGAgagttgggagcaatggaggagagagagaagagcattggttctgtcttctgcgaatatgaacgttggagagctctgttttttttttcgaggtctgtaaccgttggggaatttatacccctctggtctcaacggtacattaagtgcagcattGCCGCACCAAGGttcggcactgccgcacccaccaaaacaactctgctggatgtgaaattttgctggctgttttggttgagtatgaggatgtggttttcaggatttgagcatttggttcaacagttggacagttgttcttggatccctctttatagtacggcttttcttaaactcaatattcaaaatataaaataaattaagctttcatgagtcaagatagccatcatattGATTTGGGgaatcctccaacctgtacatcatcctcctttttaaatttcctgcatgtcatctcgatgaatctcattagttccctaattaggtggtcatcaacgccaaaacccacaaagagcttgattgcacttacaatctccccctttttggtgattgatgacaacccaattaGAGCTTACAAAAGGTATAAATTATAACTGAGAATTTTTCGAGAAATGGATGTAGGAGCCTCCCCCTAAATATATGAGTTGGATTATAATTCCAATTTTGATATAAATGTCAAAGTTCATATATTTAGATGTGATTTGAGGCCTCCCCCTACATCCATGCCTGCTGTGGGGTGCTGAACACTGTGTCAAAATAACAATACGTGATGCATGTGACAGTTCAGAGCATAACAGGATCTGGCTGTTGCAATGGGGTGCAGCACCGCTGAACaaaagtgcagcactgccgcacttATTTGCATCAGTCAGATCAACATGAAAAATTTCACAGCAAGACATATATGAAAGATAATATCTCTAGCGTAAATATGAAGTACGCTACAGCACACAAACCGATACAGATAGAGTCAAATAGGTAGCAATATTACACAAATAGAGTTTTGATCGACTCTCAAACTCACAACCTAACATCTACTCTCATCGGATCTGACATGAAGCGCAGCTGCAGTAGGGACACAGCGTCGAAAAAGGTTTAAAAAGGTTTGACccctctaattttctccccctttggcatcaagtaacaaaaaaagaagagaaaggaGGAATCACTCATCATCAGAAGAGATTAATGCACGTCCTCCATCACTGGAATGCTGTCCtgagtcactgctctgctctgtctCAGAAAGGTCAGGCAACTCAAAATGAGGTGGGACAGGAGCAGGTGGAAATGGTGCAAGTCCAGTACGCTCTCTGGTCTCTCTGACTGACTCTCTGAGCTCCAACCTGGTGTCATAGGCTGTCTGAGAAGCATAAGAGCAATGTCCAAAGATAGCTCTCATCCAGGCCTTGACAGTACTACTCAGTCCTCTGCCACTGCTCCTAGAACGAGACCTAGAGTGAGAACTCTCGGGAACGTCCTCACGACCTCTGGAGGTACCACCAACTGTCTCTGTGGCTGCTGCATAAGACTGGGTCTTCTCAATGTTATAGACGGTGTGGAAACCATCCTTAGAAAATATATAACCAGAAACCCTCTCAATCATGAACATAAGGTAGGGAGCATAGGGCAAACTCCTCCTAGCATCATCCATAGCATAAGCCAGCTGCACCCAAATAAACCTACCAACATTGAATTTCTCACCATCAGGAAAACGAGCAAGCAAGTTCCTCACAAAGCCACAAATATCTGAAGCTACTCCATCCTTAGGATCAATGGTGTTCCTCAGAAGGTTGTTCATGACATAATAGTAGCTTTTCAGACCACTCCTCTTGCCATCTGCCTGGCTGGGGTCTCTCGAACAGTGACTAATGTCACTGACCCTGAAAGGATTATCCTGGTGAATCCTGGAGTAAATCCTGTGCTACTACCCAAAACCAAGAATCTGGCAGAAAGTGATAAAGCTAACACGGTAGTGTCTGCCATCAGTCATCCAGTGGATCTCATCTGAATCCCTGTTCCAAAAGTATGTGGAATGAAACTGAGTAAGGATCTCCACATTCCAATTATACCTGAAACCCATGATGTTAGTCAAGTCATATCTCTCACAAGTGTTAATTGCAGCATTGAACTCGGGCTCATTTCTGTCTCTCATAGCTACCCAGTCAATATAGTGCATCTTGCAAATCTTACCCTTCTTATTATCGAAGATGACAGAAGCATAgaagttggaatggaacccatCCCAAAATCTATGGTCAACGGCTAGACTCTTTGGATTTGTATAAGTATTGATCTCTCTAGCATCTACCACTTCCTTGAATTTTCTGTAATAGCTTTCAAAACGATGATTTGCTGCATTCTTTGGAGCGATGAGGTTAAATTCTTCTGTCCTCAAGACCATATATCCAATGTTGGCATCTGCAAGGTGAAAAGGGGTGCCTTGATCACCTTCAGGAGGGATGGTGTACCCAATCTGCTGCTGCAAATCCTCCTGATGCATGTTCTGCCTGTGAGTTTCCCTGTCAATTGACTCTCGAGGGGCTGCACTGCTGCTGGATCCCCTCCCCCTGCCTCTGCGAGCAAGCTGCTTCCTAATTGGTTTCCTCTTACCTCTCTGATCATCACCATGCTCCATCTTTCCTTTACTACAATCTCTGAATCAAAGTCTAAAAATATTATGATATTTGCTCACGAGTTTTGAAAGAATAAACATGGGAAATAAAGAAATTTGACTTTGTAAAGAGTAAATCCAATCTACTTGGTTGTCAACGACGCGGATGAAAGAGGGGTTAAATGCTGTTTGAATCATCAAAGAACATTGATGTTCTATTTTGGGCAGCACTGCCGccctccccctttttcttccaaatcatggaaaaccaaattgattcgatttAAACCACCAAAATCAATTCTAAATGCCCCACATTGTATCTAGAAACAGAAATCCGAGAGCAAAAATATCACATTTCACAGATCGGACACAAACAGATTTGGTTAGGGTTTCACCTTGACTGCCCACGTGGAATGAagagggaaggagagaaggggtccGGCCAGGAACCCTAGCCCTTGGGTGCTGACGAGCAGGAGGACACCCAGGGACGGCGCGGCAATGCAGTTGCAgagcgcgcggcggccgtcgcTCCGTGGGCGCGCGAAAAGAAGGGAGAGCGCACGGTCACGAGCgacggggaaaagagagagagagagaagaagagttACAGTGGGGTCAGAGTGGATAGGGAAGAATAAATAAAGGCCCCACAGAGCAGATGAGTCACGGGAGAATTTTACAGAAAACCGGAAGTGCTGCACTGCCGCACAGGGAGCGGCGCTACACCAGCCCAAAGTGACCAGTTTTAGCTACTATCTAGGTGACTCTTTTTATCTTAGATATGGACATATATTCTTCAAATTTCATGACCAGAAACAAATAATCAATACAAGCTATGGTCAGGATCCTTggagctagttttgcaattagttttgaaacccaatatgatgttttattttaaaattcttTTCCTACACATACTAGTTGATCAATCAGAAGGTGTGCAGGAATTCAAACCACGTTACGAGAATCaagtatatttagctcactgcgcaaagcacaaaaccttgactcatcaagaggcttagtgaagatatcggctagttgcttttcggtgctcacatggcgaatttcgatatctcctttaagttcgtggtctctcaagaagtgatgacggatgtcaatgtgtttggtccGAGAGTGTGCTACTGGATTGTTTGCGAGTTTGATAGCgctttcattgtcacacaagagcgGGATTTTTGAGTATTGACATCCGAAATCCTTTAAGGTTtgcctcatccaaagtagttgagcacagcatgcaccggctgcaacatactcagCCTCGGCAGTGGAAAGGGCTacacaattttgcttcttagagctccaagacactagggaccgtccaaggaattgacaagtctccgaagtgctttttctatctactttgcaaccggcgtaatcggaatccgaatacccaagtagattaaacttggagcccttgggataccacaagccaaggttaggagtgtgcactaaatatctcaagattctcttaacagccgttGAATGGCACTCTttcgggttagcttgaaatctagcacacatgcacacactaagcataatatcgggcctagatgcacaaagataaagtagagagcctatcatggaacgatataccttggtctccacgggtgatccttcttcatcaagatcaagatgtccattgcttggcatgggagttttgattggctttgcattcaccatgtcaaacttcattaacatatcttgggtgtacttggtttggcatatgaaggtcccttccttcatttgctagacttgaaatccaaggaagaacttgagttcacccatcatggacatctcaaatctctttgtcatagtcctactaaactcttcaacatacacatgattagtactaccaaatattatgtcatcgacatatatttggcacacaaataaATCATTGCCAACTTTATGTGTAAAGAGAGTAGGATCAgctttgcctatttcaaagccttgtttgagtaagaaatccttaaagcattcataccatgctcttggtgcttgcttaagcccatagagcgccttatggagcttgaagatgtggtcggggaacttgggatcttcaaaacccggtggctgcctcacatataccaattcttgaattgggccattgagaaatgcacttttgacatccatctAGTATAACTTGAAGTCATGATGAGCAGCAAAGGCTAAAAGTATCCTGATTGCTTCAAGCCTTGCCACCGGTGCATATGTCTCGTCAAAGTCCAAGCCctcaacttgagtgaagccttgagccaccaatcttgccttgttccttATCACCACACCattctcatcttgcttgttgcggaagacccacttggtgccgatgatgttggtcttgggtctttccaccaagctccacacttgatttctctcaaagttgttgagctcttcttgcattgccaaGACCCAATCGGGATCCTTGAGAGAATCTTCAATCTTGGTTGGTTCCTTGGGTGACACAAAGGAGTAGTGTTGGCAGAAACTTGCCAAATGTGATCTTGTTGTCACTCCCCTTCGGATGCTTCCAATGATGTTGTCAAtagggtgatcccgttgaatgGTTTGGCGTAGTTTAGGATGCtcaacaccttcttcttcttcttcttcttcttcttcttcttcttcttcttcttcaccttcgcttcttcttcttcaaatatGGGATAAAGATTGACTCCCTGAGTTGGTGGTGCACGAGTTGGTGAAGCTGTTGCCGAGGTAGAGGGAGTGGCACTGCCACACTGCTGATTTCCAGCAGGAGTGTGCTGCACTTGGTCGTCGAGTACGTCAGCGAAATCTTGTGCAGTAACAGCTTGTGGATCCTCCTCATCTGTGGCCTGAACTTCTTGTGGCCTAATGATGCCGATGGCCAATTGCTTGATTGCctcacatggtggatcctcctttcctacaacacttgaatcaacttgctctacttgagagccgttagattcatcaaatgtcacatctattgtgacttcaactctacccaaggttttgttgaagacacgataggcatgctcatttgatccataacaaagaagaatgccttcatcaactttaggtgcaaacttagaggttcggggccttttgtttagaatgaagcatttgcacccaaacaccctaaagtatgatacctttggtttgttaccggtgagtagttcatatgaagtcttcttcagtttcttgtgtaagtagaggcggttgatggcatgacaagcgATGTTGACTGCTTCATACCAAAAAATATCCGACGTCTTGTACTCATTAAGCATCGTCCTTGCCATGTCAATGAGTGTCCTATTTTTCCTCTCtactacaccattttgttgaggggtgtatggggttgaaaactcatgcttgatgccctcatcatcaagaaattcttcaacttgggtgtttctaaattcggtcccattgtcgcttctcactttcttgattggGAGACCGAATTCCTTTTGTGCCCTTCTCGCAAATGTCTTCACCTTCTCTTATACCTGGCACTTATC
Protein-coding sequences here:
- the LOC112894774 gene encoding uncharacterized protein LOC112894774 isoform X4, whose product is MAIALWCLQTFRDAEGLYHASDSDEQLLIHIPFMQEFSHGSCHIQDQRGNMSTALCFLLSCTASGGGVPQHCCHQEDLLPKT
- the LOC112894774 gene encoding uncharacterized protein LOC112894774 isoform X1, which codes for MAIALWCLQTFRDAEGLYHASDSDEQLLIHIPFMQSWKLSHTRSKRQYVHGPLLFTQLYCQRRRRPSALLPSGGLTAKDMREEWCREVKLMGGRRNMILCPI
- the LOC112894774 gene encoding uncharacterized protein LOC112894774 isoform X3, whose product is MAIALWCLQTFRDAEGLYHASDSDEQLLIHIPFMQSWKLSHTRSKRQYVHGPLLFTQLYCQRRRRPSALLPSGGCQIFPLSN
- the LOC112894774 gene encoding uncharacterized protein LOC112894774 isoform X2; protein product: MAIALWCLQTFRDAEGLYHASDSDEQLLIHIPFMQEFSHGSCHIQDQRGNMSTALCFLLSCTASGGGVPQHCCHQEAVKSFRCQISCTRELG